The following is a genomic window from Elaeis guineensis isolate ETL-2024a chromosome 10, EG11, whole genome shotgun sequence.
TCCTCCGCATGGTTCTTCCCATAATCCAACATTCCTAGCATAATCTTCATTCAAACTTTTTTTAAGTATATTTTCCATCTTTCTTCACCCCATATTTCTTATCCTGCATAGGGAGTGTTTCTTATGTAACCATAAACAACAGTCTCTCAAGCTAAGCAGCATGATAGTTATTAAATGCTTAAAACTGTGCATGCCTGCCAATGCCTTTGGTATCATTCTAGATTTACATGTGTTTAAATAAGACTTCATTCTCACCTTACCTCGCCGGTTCTTAACATATACAATTATAAGTTCTTTGACATTTCGACTTCACTACCAATATTTCTGCGCACATTTTGCACCTAAGACCATTCATACACCTCTCCAACAACCATATATGTAGTTAATGATCTACACCACACATGTCATCATTTTCAGGTTCCACTAACTCCACCATCAGAATAACCAAGCCTCATTCTAGCTTTTTAGGCCTGGCATTACCCTGCCACTAAAAGATGTTACTCTGATCTCCCTAGATGCAACCAACCTATCTTTTCTCAAGTCCTCCTGTTCCCCTTGTACACATCCATAATTGATGACTTTCCCTAGAGATAACTTACCCCTCCCATAAGATTTGTTTTGCTTTATAGCTCATGTAAATTTGGCTTCCTCAAGCTCCATATTATTATGGTGTAAGAGATAATGGTTTGTACAGTAGAGAAGATCACATCTACAGTATAAAACTGGGCAAATCAAAGACAAAGTTTTTAAATTCAATCCAGCATATGAAAATAGGGACATAAGATGAGCCAGTAGGTCCACTAGAGTGTGAAGCATATTCATGGTGGGAGAAAGCTAGAAGAATTGGTAAAAGAAACTCAAAATAATTCTCTACAAGAATATGTTTAATAAGAATAGACCATAGAGGACAAAGAACATATATCCAAGCAAGAATAGTTTGGTTGTCACAAGCCATTTAGGAGCTTAAACAACCCAGATACCTGACATTTTCCAAATCTTCAGGCAAGTGATCACCCAAATGACTAGGTTGACACATAAGCACATGTACCTAACGTCTGCCTATCTCAACAACCACCATGTTCATTGATTTGTTGAaagtgtttgttttttttttctaattctctcttttaataataaaatatctaCTTCAAAAGAGGAGTATCCACCTATAAAATTTTTCCTTTGATACTTTGGACATGTTACTTTTCTAAGAAGCTTTAAATACTTCAAGCCACTTAATATTAAACATGAGtagaattaaagaaattaaatcaAAGATTTCATTATTGTATGACTTAAGTAGCTGGCAACCAAATTGTTTATCAATATGATGTTCCTTGAtgtgccttttttttttaaacaataatAAGTCCACACATGAAAattgtatttttattatttttaggaaCTTTTTCCCCAGATGCATGTCTGGATACCTATGCATCCGGCCTAGGCAAAGGCAATAACACCTAGGAATGCCTAGGCAATTTGACAACCTTGAGTACAGCTCATCTTTATATTTTGTAACATAGTCATAATGCATATGACAAATGCATTACAGATCTTGAGATGAGCTATTCATATGGACTTGATAATTTATATCTACTCACTAGGAACTGCTTTGATGTTTAATAATATTCTTACAAGCTATATATAATGCAAAAACTTCATGGCATGAGCACTGTATTTCTTATACCAAATGAGACATAACTTGGACAAGTAATTATGCACGACAGAGATTTGAAAGACTATAAACAATGATCCTCTGTATAAAATCATGGAAATTCACTAGACCATGGATGCAACAACCATAACCAAGGTTTTGTGAAATAAGACGTGATTGATAGAAAATCTAAATTGTGCAATACGTTTCAAGAGATGAAGTACTGGATCTTTTATGTTAGACAAACAACATAAcaaagaaaagaataagaaaagcCAACAAGGAAAAAGAGAACAGCCAGTAGACTAAACAAATCGAGTGACAATGACCTACCAGATGCAACAAGCAAAACATAACATCAAGAACACTTTTTAAATTCCTCATACATTTGGTTTTCTTAACTGAGAACATAACTTTTGAAATtctgagagaagaaaaagattccTTCACATCTGTAACCAGTGGAAGCAAAGTGCATGCAAAGTAATGCAGCATTTGTAACATAatcattcaaatttaataattttgAAACACCAAAACAGGGCATAGCACAAAATGCAActgtcacaaaatatttcattacaaattgGAAGTAAATGGGGCACAAGCATTCACATAATACCACAGTTATGTCCACCACTTAAATTCCAATATGACCAACATTAAGCGCATAGAAGAATAGGATTAGAAACAAACACGACTAAATAAGAATCACATCAAAATATTTATAGCAGTACCAGTAATTAAAACACCACATCAAGTTTCCTCTAAGAGGAAGATGAAAGCTCCTACATCGCTACAAcaaataaattagaagaaaataaaaagagaaaagacAGATAATAACAATGCGACTAACGAATAGAGCTCAATGATAATCCATGAACTCCTCTCCGACAGCAATAACAGCGTCTAAACCCTAAATTCCACCTCCGCATTGAATCCATGAGATCGAGATGACAGATCTAGACATACAACATATCAGAATCCAACTGCAACAGATCAGATAGATTCAAGGCTTCAACACGATTCATCCCGCATAGAAATTAGACAAATAAGCGAAAGGTGAAcgccaaaaacaaaaaaaaaagtcctttgctaaattttttaaataaataaatctccCTTCTCTCTGTAACCTAGATAGAGCGACAATCAGGCTACAGAAGAAATGAGATCCGATCAGATCGATCGAGATTGAGACCAACCGAGGACGAGAGAGCAGAGATATCAAGCCTGGGAGTCATTCTTCCGGTCGCCGTTCCTTTCCTCGAGGAGCTGGGCGTTCTCTTCGTCGGCCTGCGCGATCTTCTTCTGAGCCTCCTTGGCCTTGAGTGCCTGGAGCTTGACGTGGTTGTAGTaggcgacgccaaggaaggcaaTGGCGTAGCCAATGAGGTTGACGGCGGTGACGGTATCCCGAATGACCGACCACGAGAAGGTGATGAGGAGCCAGTCCTTGACGACGCCGGCGACATTCATGGTGAGGGCGGAGGTCTTGCCGACGAGGAGGAAGACGGCGAGGTTGAGCGCGAAGGCGCACAAGGAGTTGGTGCCGAAGATAAAGAGGTCGGGGTGGAAGGAGGAGGTGGCGCGGAGGACGGGAAGCTCGACGAGGCAccaggggaggaggaggaagacgagGCAGCAGGGAGAGACGTAGTAGAGGGAGGTGATGGGGTTCAAGGAGATGCCTTTGGAGGTGAGGAGGATCTGGATGAGCACGAGGCGGGTGGCCTCAAAGGCGACGGCGGCGAGCTGAAGCATGACGCCCCAGGAGTTGAAGCGGGCCTCGCCGTAGGCGGCGATGGCGAC
Proteins encoded in this region:
- the LOC105052445 gene encoding probable sugar phosphate/phosphate translocator At4g32390, which translates into the protein MGREGGGGAMSEGVVKKVLLSYAYVAIWIFLSFTVIVYNKYILDPKMYNWPFPISLTMVHMSFCSGLGFLLVRGLRVVEPPTSPPMTRDLYVASVVPIGALYAFSLWFANSAYIYLSVSFIQMLKALMPVAVYSIGILFKKDTFKTETLLNMLSISFGVAIAAYGEARFNSWGVMLQLAAVAFEATRLVLIQILLTSKGISLNPITSLYYVSPCCLVFLLLPWCLVELPVLRATSSFHPDLFIFGTNSLCAFALNLAVFLLVGKTSALTMNVAGVVKDWLLITFSWSVIRDTVTAVNLIGYAIAFLGVAYYNHVKLQALKAKEAQKKIAQADEENAQLLEERNGDRKNDSQA